A part of Fusarium oxysporum Fo47 chromosome III, complete sequence genomic DNA contains:
- a CDS encoding OPT oligopeptide transporter protein-domain-containing protein: MPKSKKLGSVLPAEAVGQSIGGPSGRLSTSLEIEDSSNENLKHRLHEWAASGARNDDEAGSEYEMLMDPNLPQEYETRRKGSGESGDEAALLSDDADDEEEENSPYPEVRAAVRNFDEDLPCNTVRAWTIGMLLVIVGASMNTLFSLRQPSISIGPLIAQIVAWPMGHGWAKFVPDREFTTFGITWTLNPGPFNVKEHAIIVVMASVSFSVAYATDIILAQVIFYKQDFGLVFQLLLTISTQSVGYGIAGMLRKFLGKLSLFYPASMIWPENLVGVTLMNAMYETNDTPDPTILGGRMHRYKWFVIVTACSFVYYFIPGFLAQFLSIFAVATWMAPQNPIVNQLFGGQTGVSLLPITFDWTQIAGYVGSPLIPPWHAIANTVIGVVLFFVIGSSFLHYGGAWYAEYLPMSDSGTYDNTGARYNTTRILTKDFTLDEEEYKNYSPLFISTTFAISYGLSFAAISSLVVYTYLHNGKQIWQQWRNSTNEKPDIHMKLMRKYKEAPTWWYMSLFAVMLLIGFYTVLGYPTNLSWWAFLLAIAISFGFALPIGIIQAVTNTQIGLNVLTEFIYGYLQPGRPLALMIFKTYGYITMAQSLRFVSDLKFGHYMKIPPRTMFLSQVVATTFSCFIQIVVLNLSLKNIPDVCEHHQVDHFTCPGGRVFFAASIIWGLLGPARMFSPGQVYSGLFVFFILGAITPIVIYVLAKRWPRSPVRYLMAPLIFGGAGAIPPATPLNYLSWGIVGFVFQFWIKKRHFRWWTRLNFLTSSALDLGLALATLFIFFVFTLHGVDPPSWWGNNIVTSTMDVQGTAIQAHVPEGGRFGPENW, from the exons GCCAAAGTATAGGAGGTCCTAGTGGACGCTTATCCACGTCTCTTGAGATTGAGGACTCATCAAATGAGAACCTCAAGCATCGCCTCCATGAGTGGGCAGCCTCTGGAGCACGCAACGACGATGAGGCAGGTTCGGAATATGAGATGCTTATGGACCCGAATCTACCTCAGGAGTATGAGACACGACGAAAGGGTTCAGGAGAGTctggtgatgaagcagcGCTGCTCAGCGATGATgcagatgacgaagaggaagaaaactCCCCTTATCCTGAAGTTCGAGCTGCGGTAAGAAACTTCGACGAAGATCTTCCATGCAACACAGTGAGAGCTTGGACTATAGGAATGCTTCTCGTCATTGTAGGGGCTTCGATGAACACCCTATTCTCTCTCCGCCAACCATCCATCAGTATTGGGCCTCTCATCGCTCAAATCGTTGCGTGGCCTATGGGTCATGGCTGGGCGAAGTTCGTGCCTGACAGGGAGTTCACCACTTTTGGTATAACGTGGACTCTGAACCCTGGTCCCTTTAATGTTAAGGAACACGCAATTATCGTTGTCATGGCCAGTGTGTCATTCTCTGTTGCGTATGCTACCGATATCATCCTTGCACAGGTCATCTTCTACAAGCAGGACTTTGGTCTTGTgttccagcttctcctgACTATCTCCACGCAATCTGTGGGATATGGCATTGCAGGGATGCTACGCAAGTTCTTAGGCAAGTTGTCACTAT TCTATCCCGCATCCATGATCTGGCCGGAGAATCTTGTTGGTGTAACTCTTATGAATGCCATGTACGAGACAAACGATACACCAGATCCTACCATTCTAGGAGGCAGAATGCACAGATACAAGTGGTTTGTCATTGTAACTGCATGTTCCTTCGTATACTACTTCATTCCAGGATTTCTGGCGCAATTTCTGAGCATCTTTGCTGTGGCCACCTGGATGGCGCCTCAGAATCCTATTGTGAATCAGCTATTCGGAGGGCAGACAGGTGTTTCGCTTCTTCCTATCACCTTTGACTGGACTCAAATAGCAGGATACGTCGGCTCGCCGCTCATTCCGCCATG GCACGCCATCGCCAATACCGTCATCGGAGTTGTTCTCTTCTTCGTTATAGGATCATCTTTTCTTCATTATGGCGGAGCGTGGTACGCTGAGTATTTGCCCATGAGTGACTCCGGAACTTACGACAACACGGGGGCTCGCTACAACACCACTCGAATTCTCACGAAGGACTTCACAttggatgaagaagagtaCAAGAACTACTCACCCCTTTTTATTAG CACCACTTTTGCCATCTCTTACGGCTTGTCGTTCGCTGCTATATCGTCACTCGTTGTCTACACCTATCTCCACAACGGAAAGCAGATCTGGCAACAATGGAGAAACAGCACTAACGAAAAGCCTGATATTCACATGAAACTCATGAGAAAGTATAAAGAGGCTCCTACGTGGTGGTATATGTCCCTATTTGCTGTT ATGCTCCTGATTGGGTTCTATACAGTACTGGGCTACCCAACTAATCTCTCCTGGTGGGCTTTCTTACTTGCCATAGCCATCTCTTTTGGGTTTGCTCTGCCTATAGGCATTATCCAAGCTGTTACAAACACTCAAATTGGCTTGAATGTCTTGACAGAGTTCATCTATGGATATCTTCAGCCAGGTCGACCTCTAGCCCTCATGAT CTTCAAAACATATGGATACATCACAAT GGCGCAATCACTTCGTTTTGTCTCGGACTTGAAGTTCGGACATTACATGAAAATCCCCCCTCGAACTATGTTCCTGTCTCAAGTCGTCGCCACTACATTCTCGTGCTTCATCCAGATCGTCGTTCTAAACCTATCCCTGAAAAATATCCCTGACGTCTGCGAGCACCACCAGGTCGATCACTTTACCTGTCCTGGTGGTCGtgtcttctttgctg CGTCTATCATCTGGGGCCTTCTCGGCCCTGCACGCATGTTCTCCCCTGGTCAGGTATACTCTGgcctcttcgtcttctttaTCTTGGGTGCCATTACACCAATAGTTATCTATGTCTTAGCCAAGCGATGGCCGAGGTCTCCGGTGCGATACCTCATGGCACCCCTCATATTCGGAGGTGCAGGGGCGATCCCGCCTGCAACACCGCTGAATTATCTGTCGTGGGGCATCGTTGGCTTCGTCTTTCAGTTCTGGATCAAGAAGCGCCACTTCAGGTGGTGGACCAGACTCAACTTCCTAACGTCGTCAGCTCTCGATCTAGGTCTCGCCCTAGCGACGttgttcatcttctttgtctttacGCTGCATGGTGTAGATCCGCCAAGCTGGTGGGGAAACAATATTGTCACTTCGACGATGGATGTCCAGGGGACCGCGATACAAGCTCATGTACCGGAGGGAGGGCGATTCGGGCCCGAGAACTGGTGA
- a CDS encoding fungal-specific transcription factor domain-containing protein: protein MASLLEQLLLDERSNPPELSGVPDTIHDAPIQKNLTRSVTPDFDFRFRLVSVPRCEEIQIPAHTCMLLDCQNRLSFVGRSTAHSFMHHIRNTIEKHDGPSEFTADSNWSGLPERLPVTPRMQSFLPPSTTTSLIEFYFNHVRSFIDIVNPEAVSLTLYRFQNNPNEVQGPDRCIFYLVLAVALALDPGDSAHSPSPEFKHQLFAIAEGLAHPTRTFEKSQYHDDVLWPLQALALMSFFMLSVSMRNTAYEYCGKSHHICRAVRVAYALGIHRGHESEINQFPANEELRVLRRNVWRSLFVLDRFLGASLGRPFAISDNEYSESSFRPPNRPSSPNKASKRDMLDPPIDACKMIGHIVNNIYSCDKVAIEVPNQMLGYLEAHPSFQNDEFFTTSNLMPTVSQIHMHLLGFYTSILLCRPFFLLSFMGTNASDGIETQINRLSERCVSQSLQAVEMVKRGFHANLLCHSDPLALYVLFEAALVLLSSTYADIYAREEHLSLVKDAMFILKTWYTSSPYAGQFASKLDLFRQDVEHQKQVKATRQASRRQAHKVKREPMTTYEPSQYRSPFHPMPRDSLVSPRDSRRGSATANHAMVKQEADGY from the exons ATGGCCTCGCTATTGGAGCAGCTCCTCCTGGATG AGCGTTCTAACCCCCCTGAACTTTCCGGTGTGCCGGATACGATCCATGATGCACCTATCCAAAAAAACCTCACAAGATCAGTCACTCCAGACTTTGATTTCAGGTTTCGACTTGTTTCAGTTCCCAGATGCGAAGAAATCCAGATACCTGCACACACTTGCATGCTGCTAGATTGCCAGAATCGCCTCT CATTTGTTGGGCGTTCTACTGCTCACTCTTTCATGCACCATATCAGGAACACTATCGAGAAACATGACGGCCCCTCAGAATTCACAGCAGATAGCAATTGGAGTGGTCTACCAGAAAGACTCCCTGTCACACCTAGGATGCAGTCCTTTCTCCCCCCAAGTACAACTACGAGTTTGATCGAGTTCTATTTCAACCAT GTACGGAGCTTCATTGACATAGTCAACCCAGAAGCAGTGAGCTTGACTTTGTATCGATTCCAGAATAACCCGAATGAGGTTCAGGGACCCGATCGGTGCATTTTCTATTTGGTTCTAGCAGTTGCGCTCGCCTTGGATCCTGGTGATTCAGCACACTCACCGAGCCCAGAATTTAAACACCAGCTATTTGCCATAGCTGAAGGGCTGGCCCACCCAACCCGTACATTCGAAAAGTCCCAGTACCATGATGACGTCCTCTGGCCCCTCCAAGCTCTCGCTTTGATGTCTTTTTTTATGCTGTCTGTTTCCATGAGGAATACTGCGTACGAATATTGCGGCAAGTCTCATCACATTT GTCGAGCCGTTCGAGTTGCCTACGCCCTTGGGATTCATCGAGGCCATGAGTCTGAGATCAATCAGTTCCCCGCCAACGAGGAACTCAGAGTTCTACGACGGAACGtttggagaagcttgttTGTCCTAGACAGATTTCTGGGTGCATCGTTAGGAAGACCGTTCGCTATCTCTGATAACGAATACTCCGAATCCTCCTTTAGACCACCCAACCGACCAAGCAGTCCCAACAAAGCTTCGAAAAGGGACATGCTCGATCCCCCTATTGATGCATGTAAAATGATTGGTCATATCGTGAACAACATTTATTCATGTGACAAAGTCGCGATCGAGGTTCCGAATCAGATGTTGGGGTACCTAGAAGCTCACCCCAGTTTCCAAAACGATGAATTCTTTACGACAAGCAACTTAATGCCTACGGTATCTCAAATTCATATGCATTTACTTGGCTTCTACACCAGTATCCTCCTTTGTCGCCCCTTTTTCCTTTTATCCTTTATGGGGACAAACGCCTCAGATGGCATCGAGACACAAATCAATAGACTGTCTGAAAGATGCGTATCTCAATCGCTTCAAGCGGTTGAAATGGTGAAAAGGGGATTTCATGCGAACCTGCTGTGTCATTCTGACCCCCTTGCTCT CTATGTACTATTTGAAGCGGCACTTGTCTTGCTTAGCAGTACTTATGCAGACATCTACGCTCGAGAGGAACACTTGTCGCTGGTAAAAGACGCAATGTTCATCTTGAAGACATGGTACACCTCGAGCCCTTATGCAGGGCAGTTCGCTTCCAAGTTGGACTTGTTTCGGCAGGACGTCGAACACCAAAAACAAGTGAAAGCTACAAGGCAGGCTTCAAGGAGACAGGCTCACAAAGTTAAACGCGAGCCGATGACAACTTACGAGCCTAGTCAGTATCGCTCTCCATTCCATCCAATGCCTCGTGATAGTCTGGTGTCCCCACGTGATAGCCGTCGCGGGTCGGCGACTGCAAACCACGCCATGGTCAAACAAGAAGCCGATGGGTACTAG
- a CDS encoding PHD-zinc-finger like domain-containing protein produces the protein MAPASPTPRRPVTGRRRGRPPGSTNAARAARAALAAASATEPPPKRRRYIPGGAGGGGRFADADLLTTPNTTGPSTVSRSRAAAREAINGPSPSIMPRRERGARTRAAGNDGLEEMQWGSAAAMATAVKQAEDYKPREERSWEDFHPNLDIDATFMILRSEQVDGIPQEQPDLSVVQAFGTPLDETRTPSRQPNPASTGNTPNPQGRSESNAADVLTETPLRRPRRPTRDVVSFYSSKPLDFLTTPKTPKILPIQNQTPKEKLDLKLPSYRKTNSIELYESKTFGQARFVDKSMSNVGYQESDHYLRPDQALIKSSDLTMEDDAELTDAAMAASDGPVYRTRIGRVEYDMDEQDDIWLGRYNAHRRQNDVPAITREVFEITMTKIEKEWHVLEKRIPKPNPKPPQTHRPRSSSAAAVNGEPQGGEEPDSKCAICDDGDCENTNAIVFCDGCNLAVHQECYGVPFIPEGQWLCRKCQLCGPSVPTCIFCPNTDGAFKQTNSSKWAHLLCAMWIPEVSLGNHTFMEPVMDVEKVPKNRWKLTCYICRQRMGACIQCGNKNCYQAFHVTCARRSRLFLKMKTSQGALAVLDGGMVLKAFCDKHCPPDYVQEHSVQQATKAAKKFYKRTMRNRIWADNTAVANAIAEQQRNALSEQPSDETQLTGTKSAVVGDKKRGQNPKNVWKTPAGAPIIPQAVFEVVDASIQRFAFPKRKEFLSQACRYWTLKRENRRGAALLKRLQLQMESFSSMELTRRDFAAMGPSGKIRLARRIEFAENLIIELEQLKDLAAQLVEREQIKVAAGELEQEFVDECYFPVAKLLNPAVDRAMSLDKDLFKDGLDKLQSRVNARFYVTVMSFALDLCDVISTGISTTPPESSTVATQTEAVDAPPAKTTFSDMRERRKLGKRILKAVQPHLETALRIESEISQKPFEGLKKELENIIDRSVDVRPLTGTSQDKPTDLSDEANDTIMVDAELQITVKASSTEGGDAMETTSDNGNIEVSTNIDVDTSDLAEAGAVEKHESLPNTVNSSNTPPDTDGYMSKPQPAQSGPPTPPQSNGSLGLEPADPLTDGGILWYLKGHDPKGTSVLEERWAGRDAIRMLSEDLTDLDDEEFKGLGMDVDHAAASATVEAGVKEEVEPAGGKTRASKAKKRRTSTRRK, from the exons ATGGCTCCGGCATCTCCGACTCCCAGGCGACCCGTTACCGGAAGACGTCGAGGTCGTCCTCCGGGTTCGACCAATGCTGCTCGTGCTGCAAGAGCAGCCCTCGCGGCAGCCTCCGCAACTGAACCACCACCAAAACGACGTCGATATATTCCAGGAGGGGCTGGTGGCGGTGGTCGCTTCGCTGATGCTGACTTGCTAACCACGCCGAATACGACTGGGCCATCAACAGTATCGAGGTCAAGAGCAGCTGCGCGCGAGGCTATCAATGGCCCTTCTCCATCCATAATGCCTCGACGAGAAAGAGGCGCTCGCACGCGAGCTGCTGGCAATGATGGCTTGGAGGAAATGCAATGGGGTTCAGCTGCAGCCATGGCGACTGCTGTGAAGCAGGCTGAAGACTATAAGCCCCGCGAGGAGCGCAGCTGGGAGGACTTCCATCCTAACCTAGATATTGATGCTACATTCATGATCCTGCGATCTGAACAGGTTGATGGCATACCCCAAGAACAACCTGATTTATCAGTGGTTCAGGCATTCGGAACACCTTTGGACGAAACCCGAACCCCATCGAGACAACCAAACCCCGCATCAACTGGAAACACACCAAATCCTCAAGGTCGCTCAGAGTCgaatgctgctgatgttctTACTGAAACACCTTTACGGCGCCCTCGTCGACCGACCCGAGATGTGGTCAGCTTTTACAGCAGCAAGCCGCTGGACTTTCtcacaacaccaaaaacaCCTAAAATTCTACCCATTCAAAACCAGACACCGAAAGAGAAACTGGATCTTAAACTACCTTCATATCGTAAAACCAACAGCATCGAATTATATGAGAGCAAAACTTTTGGCCAGGCTCGCTTTGTCGACAAGTCAATGAGTAATGTCGGCTATCAGGAGAGTGACCACTACCTGCGCCCGGACCAAGCTTTAATCAAATCTTCTGATCTTACCATGGAAGATGACGCAGAATTGACCGATGCTGCTATGGCAGCGTCTGACGGGCCGGTCTACCGTACACGAATCGGTCGTGTCGAATATGATATGGATGAACAAGACGATATTTGGCTTGGGCGATACAATGCTCACCGCAGGCAAAACGACGTTCCAGCTATAACACGCGAAGTTTTCGAAATCACTATGACAAAGATCGAAAAGGAGTGGCATGTGCTTGAGAAGAGAATTCCAAAACCGAACCCGAAGCCTCCACAAACCCATCGTCCGCGATCAAGCTCTGCCGCCGCTGTAAATGGTGAGCCGCAAGGGGGTGAAGAGCCTGACTCAAAATGCGCCATTTGCGACGACGGCGACTGCGAAAACACCAACGCGATTGTGTTCTGTGATGGCTGCAACCTCGCAGTTCATCAAGAATGTTATGGTGTCCCATTTATCCCAGAAGGCCAGTGGCTCTGCCGCAAATGCCAGCTCTGTGGGCCTTCAGTTCCT ACTTGTATCTTCTGTCCCAACACCGACGGTGCGTTCAAGCAAACAAATTCCTCGAAATGGGCACATCTGCTTTGCGCAATGTGGATTCCTGAGGTTTCCTTGGGTAACCACACGTTCATGGAACCAGTCATGGACGTAGAAAAGGTGCCGAAAAACCGTTGGAAATTGACGTGTTACATCTGTCGACAGCGAATGGGCGCGTGCATACAGTGCGGAAACAAGAACTGCTATCAAGCATTTCATGTCACTTGTGCGCGGAGATCCCGGCTGTTTCTTAAGATGAAGACTAGCCAGGGTGCTCTCGCTGTGTTGGATGGCGGTATGGTGCTCAAGGCCTTTTGTGATAAGCATTGCCCGCCTGACTATGTGCAAGAGCATAGTGTTCAACAGGCCACAAAGGCAGCCAAGAAATTCTATAAGAGAACCATGAGGAATCGTATCTGGGCTGATAACACCGCTGTTGCGAATGCTATTGCAGAGCAGCAGCGCAACGCCCTTTCAGAACAGCCATCGGATGAAACACAGCTTACTGGGACAAAGTCTGCAGTCGTTGGTGACAAAAAGAGAGGCCAGAATCCGAAAAACGTCTGGAAAACTCCTGCAGGTGCACCTATTATACCACAGGCCGTGTTTGAAGTTGTAGACGCTTCGATTCAAAGATTCGCATTTCCTAAACGCAAGGAGTTCCTGAGCCAGGCATGTCGCTACTGGACCCTGAAGCGTGAGAACCGTCGAGGAGCAGCACTTCTAAAGCGTCTGCAGCTTCAGATGGAGTCCTTTTCCTCGATGGAGCTTACGCGACGTGACTTCGCAGCCATGGGGCCGAGCGGAAAGATCAGACTTGCTAGACGCATTGAATTCGCCGAGAATTTGATTattgagcttgagcagcTCAAAGATCTTGCAGCCCAGCTTGTGGAACGGGAGCAGATCAAGGTTGCCGCTGGTGAACTTGAACAAGAATTTGTGGATGAGTGTTACTTCCCTGTCGCGAAACTTCTCAACCCTGCTGTTGACAGGGCAATGTC ACTTGATAAAGATCTCTTCAAGGACGGCCTTGACAAGCTTCAAAGCCGCGTCAATGCCCGCTTTTATGTGACAGTAATGTCCTTTGCTTTAGATCTTTGCGATGTAATCAGTACTGGTATTTCTACAACACCGCCTGAGTCATCTACGGTTGCAACTCAAACTGAGGCTGTCGACGCACCGCCTGCTAAAACCACTTTCTCAGATATGCGAGAGCGCCGAAAATTGGGAAAACGCATATTGAAGGCTGTTCAGCCACACCTTGAGACAGCCTTGAGAATCGAGTCGGAGATCTCCCAAAAGCCTTTCgagggcttgaagaaggagcTGGAGAACATCATTGACAGAAGCGTGGACGTCCGACCACTGACTGGGACGAGCCAAGATAAACCAACTGACCTCAGTGATGAAGCCAACGACACTATTATGGTTGATGCCGAGCTTCAAATTACTGTTAAGGCCAGTTCCACTGAGGGTGGAGATGCGATGGAAACTACTTCAGATAATGGAAATATTGAGGTCAGCACCAATATTGACGTCGATACATCTGATCTCGCAGAGGCAGGTGCTGTCGAAAAACACGAGTCTCTCCCTAACACTGTCAACTCATCCAATACACCCCCCGACACAGATGGTTATATGTCGAAGCCTCAACCGGCACAATCGGGGCCTCCCACACCGCCACAATCTAACGGCAGTCTTGGATTAGAACCCGCGGATCCTCTGACAGATGGAGGAATACTTTGGTACCTCAAGGGTCATGACCCCAAGGGAACATCTGTTCTCGAAGAGCGCTGGGCCGGGAGAGATGCCATCCGCATGCTCAGCGAAGACCTTACAGATTTAGATGACGAAGAGTTTAAAGGCTTGGGTATGGATGTCGACCACGCTGCAGCATCTGCCACAGTTGAGGCAGGTGTGAAGGAGGAGGTAGAACCCGCGGGTGGTAAGACCAGAGCGAGTAAAGCAAAGAAGCGGAGgacatcaacaaggagaAAATGA
- a CDS encoding PP1_NEUCR Serine/threonine protein phosphatase PP1 produces the protein MADQHEVDLDSIIDRLLEVRGSRPGKQVQLLEAEIRYLCTKAREIFISQPILLELEAPIKICGDIHGQYYDLLRLFEYGGFPPEANYLFLGDYVDRGKQSLETICLLLAYKIKYPENFFILRGNHECASINRIYGFYDECKRRYNIKLWKTFTDCFNCLPIAAIIDEKIFTMHGGLSPDLNSMEQIRRVMRPTDIPDCGLLCDLLWSDPDKDITGWSENDRGVSFTFGPDVVSRFLQKHDMDLICRAHQVVEDGYEFFSKRQLVTLFSAPNYCGEFDNAGAMMSVDESLLCSFQVRFDNAYHGTNMLIMLFLDLETR, from the exons ATGGCAGACCAACACGAGGTCGATCTCGACTCTATAATCGACAGGCTACTCGAGGTGCGAGGCAGCCGACCTGGCAAGCAAGTTCAGCTACTTGAGGCCGAGATCCGTTATCTCTGCACCAAGGCTCGTgagatcttcatctctcAGCCCATCCTCCTCGAACTCGAGGCTCCAATCAAG ATCTGCGGTGATATCCATGGACAGTACTACGATCTCCTCCGACTCTTCGAGTACGGTGGCTTCCCTCCTGAGGCCAACTACCTCTTCCTCGGTGACTACGTCGACCGAGGTAAGCAGTCTCTTGAGACCATTTGCTTGCTCCTTGCCTACAAGATCAAGTACCCCGAaaacttcttcatcctccgAGGTAACCACGAGTGCGCCTCTATCAACCGAATCTATGGCTTCTACGACGAGTGCAAGCGTCGCTACAATATCAAGCTGTGGAAAACATTCACCGATTGCTTCAACTGCCTTCCTATCGCCGCTATCATCGACGAGAAGATTTTTACCATGCACGGTGGCCTCAGCCCTGACCTCAACTCTATGGAGCAAATTCGCCGTGTCATGCGACCTACTGAT ATCCCTGACTGCGGTCTTCTTTGCGATCTCTTGTGGTCTGATCCAGATAAAGATATTACTGGCTGGAGCGAAAACGACCGTGGTGTCTCATTCACATTCGGTCCGGATGTTGTCTCGCGCTTCCTTCAGAAACATGATATGGACCTAATCTGCCGAGCTCACCAGGTTGTTGAGGACGGCTATGAATTCTTCTCCAAGCGCCAGCTGGTCACGCTATTCAGTGCGCCCAACTACTGTGGTGAATTTGACAATGCTGGTGCAATGATGAGTGTCGACGAGAGCTTGCTGTGTTCTTTTCAGGTGAGATTTGACAATGCTTACCATGGTACAAACATGCTGATTATGCTTTTCCTAGATCTTGAAACCCGCtga
- a CDS encoding Rdx family-domain-containing protein, whose translation MTSQASTQTPLPRVSIQFCTQCKWMLRAAYYAQELLSTFSTGLGEVALQPSTGGTFIVTITHQAPGAGIASTKTLWDRREDGGFPETKELKRRVRDVIEPGRDLGHVDRDHGKKEETAKDKPVETEKCEDCQ comes from the exons ATGACAAGCCAGGCGTCGACGCAAACGCCTCTTCCCCGCGTTTCTATCCAGTTTTGCACGCAGTGTAAATGGATGTTACGAGCTGCCTAT TATGCTCAAGAACTCCTCTCCACGTTCTCAACAGGCCTCGGAGAGGTCGCTCTTCAGCCTTCTACAGGCGGGACTTTCATCGTGACTATCACGCATCAAGCCCCTGGTGCAGGCATTGCTTCTACAAAGACCCTCTGGGATCGACGGGAAGATGGGGGCTTTCCTGAGACGAAGGAGCTCAAGAGGAGGGTGAGAGATGTCATTGAACCAGGAAGAGATCTAGGCCATGTTGATAGGGATCACgggaagaaggaggagacAGCGAAAGACAAGCCAGTTGAGACGGAGAAATGTGAGGATTGTCAGTAG
- a CDS encoding G-protein gamma-like domain-containing protein, translated as MADLKLRRLTELNNRLREDLERERIPVSTASKSIIAYCNGTRDYMVPSVWGAVPKGEDPYAPQQSGGCCVVM; from the exons ATGGCCGATCTCAAGCTTCGACGACTAACCGAGCTCAACAATCGTCTGCGCGAGGATCTTGAGCGAGAGCGTATTCCCGTCAGCACAGCATCAAAGAG CATCATTGCCTACTGCAATGGCACTCGGGACTACATGGTCCCCTCCGTCTGGGGCGCTGTTCCCAAGGGCGAGGACCCTTATGCGCCGCAACAATCTGGCGGCTGCTGTGTGGTCATGTAA